GCCAGTCGATCCAAAGCTGGCGCCGCGAGCCCGCCGATGCATCCCGACGCTTCGGCGCCTGGCAGCAACGCGACGCACACCGCGACAAGCAACGCTGGCACATCGGTGGCCAACCTGCGCTTGGCCGCGTGAACAGCGCGACGCTGCGCAGGCTCGCCCTTCTCACGAAAGAGCAAGGCGCGACGCTACGCATGACGCCGTGGCAAAGCGTGCTGCTCACCGACATCGGCACAGCGAACCTCGATGCGACCTTGCAAACGCTCGATGCACTCGGCCTCGCGACTACCACGGACAACCCGCTGACGCGCGTGATCGCCTGTGCCGGTTCGACGGGCTGTGTGAAAAGCCTTGCCGATACGAAAGCCGACGCCGTGAAACTCGCCGCGCGCTTACCCGACAATACGCGGGTCCATCTCAGCGGCTGCCCGCGCTCATGCGCGGCCGCGCAGTGCGCGCCGTTCACGATGCTCGCCGCGCAGAACGGTCGCTACGACCTCTACCACACACACGACCCACGCGAATCGACAGGCTTTGGCCGCCTGCTCGCGCGCGGTCTGACGATCGATGAAGCGGCGGACCTCCTGAACGCGTCCGCCGCGCCCCCTTTTGATGAGCCATTCGATGCCTGACTACATTCGCGACGGACAAGAAATCTATCGCCAGTCGTTCGCGACCATACGCGCGGAAGCCGACCTCTCGCGCATTCCCGCCGACCTCGAAAAGCTGGCCGTTCGCGTGATTCATGCGTGCGGCATGGTCGACATCGTCGGCGATCTGCGCTTTTCGGACGGCGCGGGCCGCGCCGGACGCCACGCGCTCGCGAACGGCGCGCCGATCCTGTGCGACGCCCGCATGGTCGCCGAAGGCATCACGCGCGCGCGGCTGCCCGCGAATAACGATGTAATCTGCACGCTCGCCGACCCGTCCGTGCCCGCGCTCGCGCGCGAGCTGGGCAACACGCGCTCGGCCGTCGCACTCGAACTGTGGCGGCCGCATCTTGCAGGCAGCGTCGTCGTGATCGGCAATGCGCCGACC
This Paraburkholderia phymatum STM815 DNA region includes the following protein-coding sequences:
- a CDS encoding precorrin-8X methylmutase produces the protein MPDYIRDGQEIYRQSFATIRAEADLSRIPADLEKLAVRVIHACGMVDIVGDLRFSDGAGRAGRHALANGAPILCDARMVAEGITRARLPANNDVICTLADPSVPALARELGNTRSAVALELWRPHLAGSVVVIGNAPTSLFYLLDMLDAGAPRPALILGFPVGFVGAAESKAMLAADSRGVPFVAVYGRRGGSAMAAAAVNALASEDE